In the Malania oleifera isolate guangnan ecotype guangnan chromosome 1, ASM2987363v1, whole genome shotgun sequence genome, one interval contains:
- the LOC131145991 gene encoding uncharacterized protein LOC131145991 → MTRKKVKLGWIVNDSARKASLKKRRASLLKKVRELSTLCGVNACIIIYSPDEVEPAVWPSPPEVQNMLLHFQSLPELERSKKMMDQESYIKDRVARVQAQLRKQQRKNKELETSQIMDQIFQGRMVESLSMREMDGVAWWVDEKKKEIRKRVQFFQQIPPHSPPPPPPQGHGTAVAAAGPESGPRAYFDTGGHDYKLVTMGHTVGLDDGAYRVDTGRLSTVGGLDNGAYRVDTGPNMFLDSGGGHDYKLIESGHSAGTERGLSSASMPGPMVEQLLWDDWFSEMMIPSAENNMMNINIGIGSGVGGSSSFHEQMAAAFPPMQGSTYGSSITAPTASAAAAAPVVMTTDNMGHVPYDVFKSSWPNIFSP, encoded by the coding sequence ATGACAAGGAAGAAAGTAAAGCTTGGGTGGATAGTGAATGACAGCGCTAGGAAAGCCAGCCTCAAGAAAAGAAGGGCAAGCTTGTTGAAAAAAGTGAGAGAGCTGAGCACCCTATGTGGTGTTAATGCCTGTATCATCATCTACAGCCCCGACGAGGTCGAACCGGCGGTCTGGCCGTCGCCACCGGAGGTCCAGAATATGCTCCTCCACTTCCAGAGCTTGCCTGAGCTGGAGAGAAGCAAGAAAATGATGGATCAGGAGAGCTACATCAAAGATAGGGTTGCTAGGGTTCAGGCCCAGCTGAGAAAGCAGCAGAGGAAGAACAAAGAGCTCGAAACCTCCCAAATCATGGACCAAATCTTCCAAGGAAGAATGGTTGAAAGCCTCAGCATGAGGGAGATGGACGGCGTTGCCTGGTGGGTCGacgagaagaagaaggagatccGGAAGAGGGTGCAGTTCTTCCAGCAGATTCCGCCCCACTCCCCACCACCGCCGCCTCCCCAAGGTCATGGGACGGCAGTGGCCGCAGCGGGGCCCGAGTCGGGTCCTCGTGCTTATTTCGACACCGGAGGACATGACTATAAATTAGTCACCATGGGGCACACTGTCGGCTTGGACGACGGGGCCTATAGGGTCGACACTGGTCGACTCTCCACCGTCGGCGGTCTCGACAACGGGGCCTACCGGGTCGACACTGGCCCGAACATGTTTCTGGACAGCGGAGGAGGACACGACTACAAACTAATCGAGTCGGGGCACAGCGCCGGGACGGAGAGAGGGTTGTCCTCGGCGTCGATGCCGGGGCCCATGGTGGAGCAGCTGCTATGGGATGACTGGTTTTCAGAGATGATGATTCCTAGTGCTGAGAACAACATGATGAATATCAACATTGGGATTGGCAGTGGGGTAGGAGGGAGTAGCAGTTTCCATGAACAGATGGCTGCAGCATTTCCTCCAATGCAAGGGAGTACTTACGGAAGCAGCATTACTGCTCCAACTGcatctgctgctgctgctgctcctgTTGTGATGACTACTGACAATATGGGGCATGTGCCCTATGATGTCTTCAAGTCATCCTGGCCAAACATTTTTTCTCCTTAA